A stretch of DNA from Desulfovibrio sp. Huiquan2017:
CGGGGTGAATCCGTAGTTGTCGGACAGGATTTTGCCCGGGGCGCTGGCGCCGAAGTGGTCCACGCCGAGAACGACGCCGTTCAGACCGACATATTTGTGCCACAGGGTGGTGCGGCCCGCCTCGGCTGCGGCCCGTGCGGTGACTTCGGGCGGCAATACGGCATTTTTATACGATTCGGGCTGATCGTCAAACAGTTTGGCCGACGGCATGGAGACCACGCGGACCTTGCGCTTGAACAGCTTGGCCGTTTCCAGACACAGGGAGACCTCGGAACCGGAGGCGATGAGGATCAGATCCGGAGTGCCTTCGCAATCCTTGAGCACGTAGCCGCCCTTGCGCGGGCCGTCCAGGAGGGCCGGGTATTCGGCCGGGTCCAGGATGGGCAGCCCCTGGCGGGTCAGGAACAGGGTGGAGGGCATCTTCTCCTGGGTCAGGGCGATGTCCAGGCAGACCTTGGTCTCGTTGGCGTCGGCCGGGCGCAGGTCGATCAGGTCCGGGATGAGCCGGAGGCTGCTGACGTGCTCGATGGGCTGGTGCGTGGGGCCGTCCTCGCCCACCCAGAAAGAGTCGTGGGTGAAGACGTAGAGGACCGGCAGCTCCTGCAGGGCGGACATGCGGATGGCGTTGCGGCAGTAGTCCGAGAAGGTCAGGAAGGTGGCCCCGAAGGGGAGCAGCCCGCCGTGGAGCTGCATGCCGTTCATGATCGCGGCCATGTTGAATTCGCGCACGCCGAAGGCCATGTTGCGCGCGCCGAAGCCGTCCACGGAGAAGTCGCCGTAGGTGTTGCGGAAATTGGCCGTCTGGTTGGACGGATCCAGGTCGGCGGAGCCGCCCACCAGGGTGGGCAGGGAGTCCATGACCGTGTCCAGGCAGGTGCCCCATGCCTTGCGCGTGGCCATGGATTCGCCGGGGGTGAACTCGGGCCAGTCGATCTTGAGATCGGAGCGGGAGCGGGTCACATGGCCCCACAACTCGGCAAAGGCGGCGTCGGCGAGCTTGCCGTCCAGCATGGCCTGCCAGTCGGCCGCGTTCTTGCGCAGCCCGTCGAAGCGGGTCCGGTATTCGGCGACCACGTCTCCGGGCACGTAGAAGGGATCCTCGGGCAGGCCGAGCTTCTTTTTGGTGGCCGCGATTTCGTCCGCCTTGAGGGGCTCGCCGTGGGTCTTGTGGCTGCCCTCCATGGTGGCGCATCCCTTGGCCATGGTGGTGTGGCCGATGATCAAGGTCGGGCGGCCGGTTTCCTGCTGGGCGGCCTTGATAGCCGCGCGGATCTCGTCGTGGTTGTGGCCGTCCACTTCCAGAACGTGCCAGCACAACCCCTCGAAAACCTTACGGTGGTCGGTGCAGTCCGATTTGCAGGTGGGCCCGGCCAATTGGATCTTGTTGGAGTCGTAATAGACGATGAGTTTGCCCAGCTTCCAGAGCCCGGCCAGGGAGGCCGCGCCAAGCGCGATGGGTTCCTGGAAGTCGCCGTCCGAGGCGAGCACGTAGGTGTAGTGGTCCATGACGTCCGCGCCGAGCTTGTCGCGCAGGTAGGCCTCGGCCGAGGCGAAGCCCACGGACATGGCCAGCCCCTGGCCGAGCGGGCCGGTGGTGGCTTCCACGCCCGGGGTCAGGTGGACCTCGGGGTGGCCCGGGGTCAGGGAGCCGAACTGGCGGAAATTCTTGATGTCCTCGATGGAGATGAACCCATTCAGGTGCAGCAGGCTGTAGAGCAGCATGGACTCGTGCCCGGCGGAGAGGATGAAGCGGTCGCGGTTGAACCACTGCGGGTCGTCGGGATTGAAGTTCAGGAATTCGGAAAAAAGAATGGTGGCGTAGTCGGCGGAGGACATGGCGCCGCCCGGGTGGCCGGAGTTGGCCTTGGCCACGCCGTCCATGATCAATCCCTTGACCACGGCGATGGTCTTGTCCGTCTGTGTCATTGGTCGATACCCTTTGTTGGAGAGGTTATTGGGAGACGGTGTCGATGAGGTCGATGCGCCGCTGGTGCCGGTCGCCTTCGAAGTCCGATTCGAGGAAGACCTTGAGGATGCTCAGGGCCAGCCCCTGTCCGGTGACGCGCTCGCCCATGCACAGGCAGCGGGCGTCGTTGTGCGCGCGGGCCATGCGGGCGTGAAATTCATTGGTGCACAGCGCGGCCCGGATGCCCATGCGGTTGGCGGTCATGGTCATGCCCTGGCCCGTGCCGCAAATGAGCACGCCGAGCTTGCCTTCGTCCGCCTTGAGCTTGTTGCAGACCTTGGCCGCATAGATGGGGTAGTCGCAGGAATCCAGGCAGTCGGGTCCCTCGTCCTCCACGGTCCAGCCCCAGTCCGTCAGGGCCTTGATGCATGCCTTTTTGAGATGATAGCCCCCGTGATCGGAGCCGATGACGATGGTCTTGCTCACTGTTTCTCCCCTTTACGCCGCGCCGCCGTCTTCGCGGCGGATGTGCTTCATGCGTTCTTCGCGGTCATTGGCCAATTCTTCCTTGAGGGCCGCGATCTCCTCCTTGAGGAAGGCGATCTGCTTGAGGCAGAGTTCCTTCTCCGCCATCTGGCCCCTGGGCGCCTCGGCGATACGCCCGAGGATGCCATATTCCCGTTCCAGTTCTTTTTCAAGCCTGCCGACTTCGAACCTCCCCGACAGGGAGCGAACCAGCCATTTCATCTCGGCCAGCCAGGTCTTTAGGCCGAGCCGGAAGATGCCCATCACCGTTTCCTTCGGCTGTGTGTTCATTGCTTGTCCTCTTGGATCACGGGGAGTTCCCCGGTTTTCCCATCCGCATGGCCGTTGTCCAGCCGGATGGGGGCGATATCCCCGGGCAGTTTCAAGGCCAGGGATTCGGCGGGCCAGGGGGCCAGCATAAGCTCCCGGGACTTTATGTGCAAGACGCCGCGCTCTCCGTTGTCCATGGACAGGGTCAGCTTGTCGGGCAGGGCGATCGCGTCCGGCCCGGCGTCCTCGTAACGATCTATGGCGAAGGCCCACTGCCGGGCGTCTTCGCGCTTGGGGACGGTCCGTCCCTCCAGCCGCACCGGTCGGCCCAGGCGGTCCAGGACGATACGCCGGACCAATCCCTTGTCGAAGGTGTAGGCGAAGTTCTCACCTTCCGACGCGGTCGCGTCATAGCGCCGGGGGGCCAGCCCGGAGAAGTCGCCCACGAGGGTGTGGGCCAGTTCGGCCAGGGAAAAGGGAAAGGGCATGCCTAGCCGCGTTGCCCCGAGCACGGGATTCTTGTGGGCGTAGGCCCGGTTGTCCTCGGGGTAGAAGACCAGCAGCCCGGATTTGTCCTCGCGGATGTGCGCCAGGAGCGTGCCGATGGAGGCGGATACGTCCAGTCGCATGGGGCCACCGAAGTCGCCCCACAGGGATACCAGGGTCCGGTTGGTCCGCTTGGTCGGCGTGGTCCGCGAATAATAGAGGCTGGCCCGGACGCGCAGCCCTTCACCCTCGGGCCGGACGCAATAGTTCCGGCGGAAGGCGGTCCAGGCCGCCTTGGGGGTATCCAGCTCCATGCCCGGCGGTATCCGCGTGGCGCACCCGGAGAGGACCGCCAGGATCAGGACGGCCGCTGCCGCCGCCGGAACGAGCGTCGGTCCGAATCGACTCATAATTTCTTCAGTTTCTCCCGGACGGCCTGGGCCTCGGGCGAGTGGTACTTGAGGGAATAATTGTATCCCTTGCGCGCCTCTTTCTTCTTGCCCAGCGCCGCGGCGATATCGCCGTAGTGCTCCCAGAGGGTCGGGTCTTTGTCCACCACGTCCACGGCGTAGCCGATGTATTCCCAGGCCTTTTTCAGGTCCTTCATCTTGAAGTGGACCCAGGCCACGGAGTCGAGGATATAGCCGTTCTCCGGGTCGAGGGTGGACGCCTTGGTCACCAGGACCAGGGCGCGGTCGAGCTCACGGCCCTCCTCGGCCAGGGTGTAGCCCACATAGTTCAGGGCGTTGGCGTGGTCGGGGTGGGCGCGGATCACGGTCTCCATCAGGGCCAGTCCCTCGGGACGGCGGCCCATGGCCTCGTAGACCATGGCCAGTTCATAGGTCAGCTCGGGATCGTTTTTGAGGCGTTCGAGCCCTTCCTTGAGCGAGGTCTCGGCTCCGGCCAGGTCGCCTTGC
This window harbors:
- the tkt gene encoding transketolase, with the translated sequence MTQTDKTIAVVKGLIMDGVAKANSGHPGGAMSSADYATILFSEFLNFNPDDPQWFNRDRFILSAGHESMLLYSLLHLNGFISIEDIKNFRQFGSLTPGHPEVHLTPGVEATTGPLGQGLAMSVGFASAEAYLRDKLGADVMDHYTYVLASDGDFQEPIALGAASLAGLWKLGKLIVYYDSNKIQLAGPTCKSDCTDHRKVFEGLCWHVLEVDGHNHDEIRAAIKAAQQETGRPTLIIGHTTMAKGCATMEGSHKTHGEPLKADEIAATKKKLGLPEDPFYVPGDVVAEYRTRFDGLRKNAADWQAMLDGKLADAAFAELWGHVTRSRSDLKIDWPEFTPGESMATRKAWGTCLDTVMDSLPTLVGGSADLDPSNQTANFRNTYGDFSVDGFGARNMAFGVREFNMAAIMNGMQLHGGLLPFGATFLTFSDYCRNAIRMSALQELPVLYVFTHDSFWVGEDGPTHQPIEHVSSLRLIPDLIDLRPADANETKVCLDIALTQEKMPSTLFLTRQGLPILDPAEYPALLDGPRKGGYVLKDCEGTPDLILIASGSEVSLCLETAKLFKRKVRVVSMPSAKLFDDQPESYKNAVLPPEVTARAAAEAGRTTLWHKYVGLNGVVLGVDHFGASAPGKILSDNYGFTPENFARVIREKY
- the rpiB gene encoding ribose 5-phosphate isomerase B codes for the protein MSKTIVIGSDHGGYHLKKACIKALTDWGWTVEDEGPDCLDSCDYPIYAAKVCNKLKADEGKLGVLICGTGQGMTMTANRMGIRAALCTNEFHARMARAHNDARCLCMGERVTGQGLALSILKVFLESDFEGDRHQRRIDLIDTVSQ